Proteins from a single region of Rhea pennata isolate bPtePen1 chromosome 4, bPtePen1.pri, whole genome shotgun sequence:
- the SH3BP2 gene encoding SH3 domain-binding protein 2 isoform X1 produces MYERGHKLLMALLLQRKQSFGETVSRKTMCRSCVVNRMMASEEQVWPVPMKAIGAQNLLTMPGGVTKSGYLHKKGGTQLQILKWPLRFVIIHEGCIYYFKSSTSASPQGAFSLNGYNRVMRAAEETTSSNVFPFKLVHISKKHRTWFFSASSEDERKNWMLSLRREIDHYHEKKETITEFSDSGSDADSFYGSVERPINIKYSHHSADNEDYDQEEEDESYLQPDTPDLGKDDILVLPPAYPPPPVPHVRKGAFSESRAHSFVGKSVGPVPPPPPKRGLPDIKPEDLLNMRESQLHCRTESNPKIQHSSWRINEQPPPVPPLPPFKKSVCIKESCSLPSEPLPQVLTAPEGCEKLKNLNLSPRTPPPLPSSKPKLSQLTEKPVDIKVPREHGKPGLFLPPVLPKPPVPGHQPPVPGFKPRPEKSLCPQLQRSPPDGQSFRSFSFEKPALPVKPNQPADDSDEDYEKVELPNSVFLNTSESFEVERTFKANSPRGQPQNGLYCIRNSSTKPGKVLVVWDESAEKVRNYRIFEKDCRFYLDAEIMFLNMGSLVEYYSTHVLPSHDSLILQCPYGYSKPR; encoded by the exons ATGTATGAGAGGGGTCATAAGTTATTAATGGCTTTGTTATTGCAAAGGAAACAGTCGTTTGGTGAAACTGTCAGCAGGAAAACTATGTGTCGTTCATGCGTGGTCAACAG AATGATGGCCTCAGAGGAGCAGGTCTGGCCAGTCCCAATGAAGGCAATTGGAGCGCAAAATCTTTTGACAATGCCTGGAGGAGTGACCAAATCAGGCTATCTTCATAAAAAAGGAGGCACTCAGCTGCAGATCTTGAAGT GGCCTTTGAGATTTGTGATTATTCACGAGGGATGTATTTACTACTTTAAGAGTAGCACATCTGCATCTCCACAGggtgcattttctttaaatggatATAACAG GGTTATGCGGGCAGCTGAAGAGACAACATCAAGCAATGTGTTTCCTTTCAAGTTAGTTCACATTAGCAAGAAGCACAGGACatggtttttttctgcttcttctgaagatgaaagaaag aacTGGATGCTATCCCTGAGGAGGGAAATAGATCACTAtcatgagaagaaagaaacaataacaGAATTCAG TGATTCTGGTTCTGATGCAGACAGTTTCTATGGCTCAGTAGAACGTCCCATTAATATCAAGTATTCTCACCATTCAGCAGATAACGAAG ATTATGaccaggaggaagaggatgaatCTTACTTGCAACCAGATACCCCTGATCTAGGGAAAGATG ATATTCTGGTCCTGCCCCCAGCCTACCCACCTCCACCAGTTCCTCATGTCAGAAAAGGTGCCTTCTCAGAATCAAGGGCCCATTCCTTTGTTGGCAAATCTGTTGGGCCAgtaccaccaccacctcctAAAAGAGGCTTACCTGATATCAAACCAGAGGATCTTTTAAACATGAGAGAATCCCAGTTACATTGCCGAACTGAATCTAATCCAAAGATTCAGCACTCAAGCTGGAGAATAAATGAACAGCCACCTCCTGTACCTCCTCTACCTCCTTTCAAAAAGTCTGTCTGTATCAAAGAATCATGCTCGTTACCCTCTGAGCCTCTCCCCCAAGTTCTCACCGCTCCCGAAGGATGCGAGAAGCTAAAGAACTTAAACCTTTCACCACGAACTCCTCCTCCACTACCAAGCAGTAAACCCAAGCTGTCACAGTTAACTGAAAAGCCAGTAGACATCAAAGTGCCAAGAGAACATGGTAAACCGGGACTGTTCCTACCACCAGTACTTCCAAAGCCACCTGTGCCAGGCCACCAGCCACCTGTGCCAGGATTCAAGCCTAGACCAGAGAAGTCTTTATGTCCCCAGTTACA GAGATCGCCACCAGATGGGCAGAGTTTCAGAAGCTTCTCATTTGAAAAACCAGCACTACCTGTCAAGCCAAACCAACCTGCTGATGATTCTGATGAAGACTATGAAAAG GTTGAGCTGCctaattcagtatttcttaatACCTCCGAATCCTTTGAAGTTGAAAG gaCATTTAAAGCTAATAGCCCAAGAGGACAACCGCAAAATGGATTATACTGTATTAGGAACTCATCTACTAAGCCTGGAAAG GTATTGGTTGTATGGGATGAATCTGCAGAAAAAGTGAGAAACTACAGAATCTTTGAAAAG GATTGCAGGTTTTACCTGGACGCAGAGATCATGTTTTTGAACATGGGAAGTTTGGTTGAATACTACAGCACTCATGTCTTACCTAGTCATGACAGCCTAATTCTTCAGTGTCCTTATGGTTACTCTAAACCAAGATGA
- the SH3BP2 gene encoding SH3 domain-binding protein 2 isoform X2, with protein MMASEEQVWPVPMKAIGAQNLLTMPGGVTKSGYLHKKGGTQLQILKWPLRFVIIHEGCIYYFKSSTSASPQGAFSLNGYNRVMRAAEETTSSNVFPFKLVHISKKHRTWFFSASSEDERKNWMLSLRREIDHYHEKKETITEFSDSGSDADSFYGSVERPINIKYSHHSADNEDYDQEEEDESYLQPDTPDLGKDDILVLPPAYPPPPVPHVRKGAFSESRAHSFVGKSVGPVPPPPPKRGLPDIKPEDLLNMRESQLHCRTESNPKIQHSSWRINEQPPPVPPLPPFKKSVCIKESCSLPSEPLPQVLTAPEGCEKLKNLNLSPRTPPPLPSSKPKLSQLTEKPVDIKVPREHGKPGLFLPPVLPKPPVPGHQPPVPGFKPRPEKSLCPQLQRSPPDGQSFRSFSFEKPALPVKPNQPADDSDEDYEKVELPNSVFLNTSESFEVERTFKANSPRGQPQNGLYCIRNSSTKPGKVLVVWDESAEKVRNYRIFEKDCRFYLDAEIMFLNMGSLVEYYSTHVLPSHDSLILQCPYGYSKPR; from the exons ATGATGGCCTCAGAGGAGCAGGTCTGGCCAGTCCCAATGAAGGCAATTGGAGCGCAAAATCTTTTGACAATGCCTGGAGGAGTGACCAAATCAGGCTATCTTCATAAAAAAGGAGGCACTCAGCTGCAGATCTTGAAGT GGCCTTTGAGATTTGTGATTATTCACGAGGGATGTATTTACTACTTTAAGAGTAGCACATCTGCATCTCCACAGggtgcattttctttaaatggatATAACAG GGTTATGCGGGCAGCTGAAGAGACAACATCAAGCAATGTGTTTCCTTTCAAGTTAGTTCACATTAGCAAGAAGCACAGGACatggtttttttctgcttcttctgaagatgaaagaaag aacTGGATGCTATCCCTGAGGAGGGAAATAGATCACTAtcatgagaagaaagaaacaataacaGAATTCAG TGATTCTGGTTCTGATGCAGACAGTTTCTATGGCTCAGTAGAACGTCCCATTAATATCAAGTATTCTCACCATTCAGCAGATAACGAAG ATTATGaccaggaggaagaggatgaatCTTACTTGCAACCAGATACCCCTGATCTAGGGAAAGATG ATATTCTGGTCCTGCCCCCAGCCTACCCACCTCCACCAGTTCCTCATGTCAGAAAAGGTGCCTTCTCAGAATCAAGGGCCCATTCCTTTGTTGGCAAATCTGTTGGGCCAgtaccaccaccacctcctAAAAGAGGCTTACCTGATATCAAACCAGAGGATCTTTTAAACATGAGAGAATCCCAGTTACATTGCCGAACTGAATCTAATCCAAAGATTCAGCACTCAAGCTGGAGAATAAATGAACAGCCACCTCCTGTACCTCCTCTACCTCCTTTCAAAAAGTCTGTCTGTATCAAAGAATCATGCTCGTTACCCTCTGAGCCTCTCCCCCAAGTTCTCACCGCTCCCGAAGGATGCGAGAAGCTAAAGAACTTAAACCTTTCACCACGAACTCCTCCTCCACTACCAAGCAGTAAACCCAAGCTGTCACAGTTAACTGAAAAGCCAGTAGACATCAAAGTGCCAAGAGAACATGGTAAACCGGGACTGTTCCTACCACCAGTACTTCCAAAGCCACCTGTGCCAGGCCACCAGCCACCTGTGCCAGGATTCAAGCCTAGACCAGAGAAGTCTTTATGTCCCCAGTTACA GAGATCGCCACCAGATGGGCAGAGTTTCAGAAGCTTCTCATTTGAAAAACCAGCACTACCTGTCAAGCCAAACCAACCTGCTGATGATTCTGATGAAGACTATGAAAAG GTTGAGCTGCctaattcagtatttcttaatACCTCCGAATCCTTTGAAGTTGAAAG gaCATTTAAAGCTAATAGCCCAAGAGGACAACCGCAAAATGGATTATACTGTATTAGGAACTCATCTACTAAGCCTGGAAAG GTATTGGTTGTATGGGATGAATCTGCAGAAAAAGTGAGAAACTACAGAATCTTTGAAAAG GATTGCAGGTTTTACCTGGACGCAGAGATCATGTTTTTGAACATGGGAAGTTTGGTTGAATACTACAGCACTCATGTCTTACCTAGTCATGACAGCCTAATTCTTCAGTGTCCTTATGGTTACTCTAAACCAAGATGA